The proteins below come from a single Gimesia alba genomic window:
- a CDS encoding S41 family peptidase, translated as MNRSQFKISQNETINSARLVVWGMVILMTAVFLSGCTTLAHADEYNSYRDDFDHRSYDRNNSRSREDLFPPSYSRDRRHQRQRPVRDESGADDYQSKLERLLYGNDQQLDRLRNRYENEHRERQSSFPRRQTPDTFEDDYDSQKLRELIRELRQRSLPQYDRDRYETKFPNQTPIDPNQELRNKLSQRYSNPSVIATLQNLDTQRAYSFYLEVNRMIDSRHVQPPSYDVRTKKSLQNLIFAVENQQFMSVNRVSASPERVQLAQRSWQQLMNQSPARNAQEAVTVLRQAADIAGSQLQIQATAVIYEFAYGSLEALDKHSRFEFTPSVSGPRVDAGGNNIVGVGVQLKTHREGAVILRTLKGGSAEKAGLQRGDVIVGANQRSLRGLSLDEVANLITGPAGSTVSLDVRRGNRDATVNLSRQSIRITNISEVKMVDAQQKIGLIRLEKFGEGAVQELDQALWSLHRQGMKSLVFDLRGNPGGLLTEAISISNRFVPAGQIVSTRGRNQGDNSVESATHAQTWKIPLVVLVDGDSASASEIFAAAVQENRRGLIIGRKTYGKGTVQTHFPLQSVSGTFWLTTAKFYSPTGREMAGAGVTPDVHVNMSERELEEIGPVDRDLEAGVSAILSQKPSELVNNLPARQQVNPARFQFSG; from the coding sequence ATGAACCGATCACAATTTAAAATTAGTCAAAACGAAACCATTAATTCAGCTCGTCTTGTTGTATGGGGAATGGTCATACTGATGACAGCTGTTTTCCTGTCTGGATGCACCACGCTTGCACATGCCGATGAGTACAATTCATATCGAGATGATTTCGACCATCGGTCTTACGATCGAAATAACAGTCGTTCAAGGGAAGATCTATTTCCTCCTTCCTATTCAAGGGATCGTCGTCATCAAAGGCAGCGCCCGGTTAGAGATGAATCAGGGGCAGATGATTATCAATCAAAATTAGAACGATTACTGTATGGAAATGACCAGCAGCTTGATCGTCTTCGAAACCGGTATGAAAACGAACATAGAGAAAGACAATCCTCATTTCCAAGGCGTCAAACTCCTGATACTTTTGAAGATGATTATGATAGCCAGAAATTAAGAGAGTTAATTCGGGAACTACGTCAGCGGTCTTTACCACAATATGATCGAGATCGGTACGAAACCAAATTTCCCAATCAAACTCCAATTGATCCGAATCAGGAATTGCGGAATAAATTATCGCAGCGATACTCCAATCCTTCGGTAATCGCGACTTTGCAGAATCTAGATACGCAAAGAGCATATTCATTTTACCTGGAAGTGAATCGGATGATTGATTCACGTCATGTTCAACCTCCTTCCTATGACGTGAGGACAAAGAAATCATTACAGAACCTGATTTTTGCGGTCGAAAATCAACAATTTATGAGTGTCAATCGTGTTTCAGCGTCACCCGAACGAGTTCAACTGGCGCAACGAAGTTGGCAACAATTGATGAACCAAAGTCCCGCCCGTAACGCTCAAGAAGCGGTAACGGTGTTGCGACAGGCAGCAGATATCGCGGGAAGTCAGCTGCAAATACAGGCAACTGCAGTCATTTATGAATTTGCCTATGGTTCATTAGAAGCACTTGATAAGCACTCACGCTTTGAATTTACCCCCAGTGTGTCAGGTCCTCGTGTGGATGCAGGTGGCAACAATATAGTGGGGGTAGGGGTACAACTGAAAACGCACCGGGAAGGAGCTGTTATCTTACGAACTCTCAAAGGTGGTTCCGCTGAGAAGGCGGGACTGCAACGTGGAGATGTGATTGTCGGAGCCAACCAACGGTCATTAAGGGGTCTCTCTCTTGATGAAGTGGCAAATTTGATCACCGGCCCTGCTGGTTCCACTGTTTCTCTAGATGTGCGTAGGGGAAATCGAGATGCAACAGTAAATCTCAGCCGTCAATCCATTCGTATTACGAACATAAGCGAAGTGAAAATGGTTGATGCACAACAAAAAATCGGCTTGATTCGATTAGAAAAATTTGGTGAAGGGGCGGTTCAGGAATTGGATCAGGCATTGTGGAGCCTGCATCGACAAGGTATGAAATCACTTGTGTTTGATTTACGTGGGAATCCGGGAGGTTTACTAACCGAAGCAATTTCGATCTCAAATCGATTTGTTCCAGCTGGTCAAATTGTTTCTACTCGGGGCCGAAACCAGGGCGATAATTCTGTGGAATCAGCCACTCATGCACAAACCTGGAAAATACCGCTCGTCGTGTTAGTTGACGGTGACAGTGCCAGTGCGAGTGAGATTTTTGCCGCTGCAGTTCAGGAGAATCGCCGTGGACTGATTATCGGTAGGAAAACCTATGGAAAAGGAACAGTTCAGACACACTTTCCATTACAATCCGTTTCTGGAACATTCTGGTTAACGACTGCCAAGTTTTATTCGCCAACAGGACGTGAAATGGCCGGAGCCGGGGTGACTCCTGATGTTCATGTCAACATGTCCGAAAGGGAATTGGAAGAAATCGGCCCTGTTGATCGGGACCTCGAAGCGGGGGTCAGTGCCATCTTAAGCCAAAAACCAAGCGAACTTGTAAACAATTTGCCAGCACGACAGCAGGTAAATCCAGCCCGATTTCAGTTTTCGGGTTAA
- a CDS encoding carbon storage regulator encodes MLVLTRKRDEVIQIGDNIVIKILKTGKGAIKIGVDAPEHIRVIRGELIEGESKSDAIDSASSTQIDQALSAQCA; translated from the coding sequence ATGTTAGTTTTAACACGAAAACGGGATGAAGTAATTCAAATTGGTGACAATATCGTGATCAAGATTTTGAAAACGGGAAAAGGAGCCATCAAAATCGGGGTCGATGCTCCTGAGCACATTCGAGTAATTCGAGGCGAGCTGATTGAGGGAGAGAGCAAATCAGATGCGATTGATTCTGCGAGTTCGACTCAAATCGATCAGGCATTGAGTGCTCAATGTGCTTAA